From the genome of Excalfactoria chinensis isolate bCotChi1 chromosome 12, bCotChi1.hap2, whole genome shotgun sequence, one region includes:
- the LRIG1 gene encoding leucine-rich repeats and immunoglobulin-like domains protein 1, which produces MAVMPSRGGGGSALPLLLAVLLGSAAACPDGCGCDGERLRCGGLGLPEVPRELSSGLRHVNLSYNKLTEIDPSAFAELLNLQEVQLNNNELTAIPSLGPAASNVRVLHLHHNRIRSIEASQLKPYVALETLDLSFNDITEIRNGCFPQGLHIKELYLGSNRISTLEPGAFDSLSRSLLTLRLSKNRITQLPVKAFRLPRLTQLELNRNRIRLIEGLTFQGLDSLEVLKLQRNNISKLTDGAFWGLAKMQVLHLDYNSLTEVNSGSLYGLSSLHQLHLSNNSISRINPDGWSFCQKLHELILSYNNLTRLDEGSLADLGGLHVLRLSHNSINHIAEGAFKGLKNLRVLELDHNDISGTIEDTNGAFTGLENLSKLTLFGNKIKSVAKKAFSGLEALEHLNLGDNAIRSIQADAFAKMKSLRQLHINSDSFLCDCQLKWLPPWLVEKELQSFVVATCAHPESLKSKSIFAVLPESFVCDDFPKPQIIIQPETTVAVLGKDIHFTCSAASSSSSPMMFAWKKDNEVLHNAEIENFAHVRAKDGEVMEYTTILHLRHVTFAHEGRYQCIITNHFGSTYSNKARLTVNVLPSFIKTPHDITSRTGTTARLECAAEGHPPPQIAWQKDGGTDFPAARERRMHVMPDDDVFFITDVKIEDMGVYSCTAQNSAGSVLANATLTVLETPSLIHPLEDHVVSVGETVALLCKATGSPPPRITWLKGDQPLIVTERHHFTSGNQLLVIRNVVLKDAGKYTCEMSNTLGTERAHSHVSILQSLGCRKDRTTVGIITIAVVCSIVLTSLVWVCIIYQTRKKSEEYSVTNTDETIVPPDVPSYLSSQGTLSDRQEAVVRGDHQQPNGHIDSSGMCQTDAGRCPDVEAPTVGCRQPKLCIGYNKDTWKTEDAADGMLVPDKTGYGLPVVCTDCSGSTDSMNIHIYPGESEYYTEGLQTLDSSYQKALSSKERSRKRGAGTTNLLHPQQCNGTASSKRTEADGTLYPSNHDRITPVSAASQLLADQHGSSQSGAKPSELNNLNLVRASPAGGSLKQLNVLPEIPPTLLDLQSEAEAKQALLANGFTPKSCDSSHAFKPPSRSAD; this is translated from the exons GCAACTGAACAACAATGAACTGACTGCCATTCCCTCCCTGGGACCTGCTGCTTCCAACGTCCGTGTCCTCCACCT ACATCACAACAGGATCCGCAGCATTGAAGCAAGTCAACTGAAGCCCTACGTTGCCCTGGAAACGTTGGACCTGAGTTTCAATGACATCACGGAAATCCGAAACGGCTGCTTTCCACAGGGACTTCACATAAAGGAGCT CTACCTGGGGAGCAACAGAATCAGCACCCTGGAGCCTGGTGCTTTTGATAGTCTGTCACGGTCCCTGCTAACACTTCGTCTGAGTAAAAACAGGATCACTCAGCTTCCTGTCAAGGcattcaggctgcccaggctgACACAACT GGAGCTGAACCGGAATCGCATCCGCCTGATTGAAGGCCTGACGTTCCAGGGACTGGACAGCCTGGAAGTCCTGAAACTCCAGCGCAACAACATCAGCAAACTGACTGATGGAGCTTTCTGGGGGCTGGCCAAGATGCAAGTTCT gcaCCTGGATTATAACAGCCTGACAGAAGTAAACAGCGGCTCGCTCTATGGCCTTTCATCTCTCCACCAGCTTCACCTCAGTAACAACTCCATATCCCGCATCAACCCTGACGGCTGGAGCTTCTGTCAGAAGCTGCATGAGCT aatACTCTCTTACAACAACCTCACCAGGCTGGATGAGGGAAGCTTGGCAGACCTCGGAGGACTGCATGTACTACGGCTGAGCCACAATTCCATCAATCATATTGCGGAAGGTGCCTTCAAGGGACTCAAAAACCTGCGTGTCCT GGAACTGGACCACAATGACATCTCAGGCACAATAGAAGACACCAACGGAGCCTTTACAGGCCTAGAAAATCTGAGCAAGCT AACTCTGTTTGGAAACAAGATCAAGTCGGTGGCCAAGAAAGCGTTCTCAGGGTTGGAGGCCCTGGAGCACCT GAACCTTGGAGATAACGCCATCCGCTCCATCCAAGCAGACGCTTTTGCTAAGATGAAGAGCCTGCGGCAGCT CCACATCAACAGTGACAGCTTCCTCTGCGACTGCCAGCTGAAATGGTTGCCCCCATGGTTAGTGGAGAAGGAGCTGCAGTCCTTCGTGGTGGCCACCTGTGCCCATCCCGAGTCGCTAAAGagcaaaagcatttttgctGTCCTGCCAGAAAGTTTTGTGTGTG ATGATTTCCCCAAGCCTCAGATCATCATCCAGCCAGAGACCACAGTGGCCGTCCTTGGGAAGGACATCCATTTCACATGCtcggctgccagcagcagcagctcccccaTGATGTTTGCATGGAAGAAAGACAACGAAGTGCTGCATAATGCTGAGATTGAGAACTTTGCCCACGTGCGGGCGAAGGATGGTGAGGTGATGGAATATACCACCATTCTGCACCTCCGCCACGTCACCTTCGCCCACGAGGGCCGATATCAGTGTATCATCACCAACCATTTTGGCTCTACCTACTCCAACAAGGCTCGACTCACTGTTAATG TGTTGCCCTCATTTATCAAAACTCCCCACGACATCACCAGCCGGACAGGGACAACAGCACGGCTGGAGTGTGCAGCTGAAGGACACCCACCCCCACAAATTGCTTGGCAGAAAGATGGAGGCACGGACTTCCCTGCAGCCCGGGAACGCCGCATGCACGTCATGCCTGATGATGATGTCTTCTTCATTACGGATGTGAAGATAGAAGATATGGGCGTctacagctgcacagcacagaactcTGCAGGGTCTGTGCTTGCAAATGCCACCCTGACTGTACTGG AGACACCGTCTTTGATTCACCCACTAGAAGACCATGTAGTGTCTGTAGGTGAGACTGTGGCTCTTCTGTGCAAAGCCACGGGGAGCCCACCTCCCCGCATTACCTGGCTGAAAGGTGACCAGCCCCTGATTGTGACAGAGAGGCATCACTTCACCTCTGGCAACCAGCTCCTTGTCATTAGGAATGTTGTCTTGAAAGATGCTGGGAAATACACTTGCGAAATGTCCAACACCTTGGGGACAGAGCGTGCACACAGCCACGTGAGCATCTTACAGTCTCTTGGGTGTAGAAAAGACCGTACCACCGTGGGGATCATCACCATTGCTGTGGTGTGCAGCATCGTGCTGACGTCGCTGGTCTGGGTCTGCATCATCTACCAAACCAGAAAGAAGAGTGAGGAATACAGCGTCACCAACACAG ATGAGACCATTGTGCCTCCAGACGTGCCCAGCTACTTGTCCTCACAAGGGACTCTTTCTGACCGGCAGGAAGCGGTCGTCAGAGGAGATCACCAACAGCCTAATGGACACATAGACAGCAGTG GTATGTGTCAGACTGATGCTGGAAGGTGTCCAGATGTTGAAGCTCCCACTGTAGGTTGCAGACAGCCGAAGCTGTGTATTGGCTATAATAAAGACACTTGGAAAACTGAAGACGCAGCTGACGGAATGCTTGTTCCGGATAAGACAG GCTATGGCCTGCCCGTCGTGTGCACAGACTGCAGcggcagcacagacagcatgAACATCCACATCTATCCTGGCGAGTCGGAGTACTACACCGAGGGCCTTCAGACTCTGGATAGTTCCTACCagaaagcactgagcagcaAGGAGCGGAGCAGGAAGAGGGGTGCAGGCACCACCAACCTTCTTCATCCACAGCAGTGCAATGGGACTGCCAGCAGCAAGAGGACAGAAGCCGACGGGACCCTCTACCCCAGCAACCATGACAGAATAACACCTGTGAGCGCAGCCAGCCAACTGCTTGCAGACCAACACG gctCTTCGCAATCAGGAGCAAAGCCTTCAGAGCTTAACAACCTGAACTTGGTGAGAGCTTCACCGGCAGGAGGGTCACTAAAGCAACTGAATGTGCTTCCTGAAATCCCCCCAACACTACTGGATCTGCAGagtgaagcagaagcaaaacagGCCCTCCTGGCCAATGGCTTCACACCCAAGTCGTGCGACTCCAGTCATGCATTTAAGCCACCGAGCAGATCAGCAGACTGA